In the bacterium genome, AGGGTACCCGTTGTATGTCCGCCTATGCTCGCCCGGTCGTTCCGGGCTCGATACTCTGCCCCGGCAGCCATCTGCACGGTCACTCGGCTCGAAATGCGTACTCGCACCTCAGGAATCGATCCGTGCTGAACCGAGTAACTGAACCAAGCAACCACTAGCCGTCCGTCGAAAAACCCGCGCTGGCGCCAGGCTTCTTCGACGGGCTGCAAGATCGCGAAATGAGAGTCTGGACAAGTGCAATCCGATACCCGGCAAGCTCGATTGATTCTGGTGCGTCACGGAGAGAGCGAAGGAAACGCCAAGCGCCGTTTCACCCGGTCCCCGGAGGTCCCCCTGACCGAACTTGGACGCGCCCAGGCTCTTCGCGCAGGACAAGCGATTCGCGAGGACTTCGACCCGATAGGGGTTTTTGCCAGCCCGTACCGTCGTGCGCAGCAGACCGCGGAGATCATCGGCGGAGTTCTCGGTCTCGAAGTCGCGACTGAACACGACATCCGCGAACAACATCTGGGTGATCTGCACGGACAACCGTACGACGCGATGCTTGAGACCGAGAGTTACGGCCGCGTACCTCCCTGGGAATTTCGCCCACCTGCGGGCGAGACCCTGATCGAGGTGCAGTCGCGCGCAGTGCCCGTGGTTCTGCGCCTGGCCCGGGAACATTCCCGTGGCGATATCGTGATCGTAAGCCACGGTGGTACGACCCGGAGCGTCTGGGCCCATCTGGAGCGTGACTGGAGTACGACTCGCATCGTTCCAAACTGCTCGCTGCTGATCGTTCCGCACGACGGCACGAGCTTTGGCAAAGCGGAACTCCTTCAGACACAGGATTGAGTCAAGCCCAGCTCGGGCCCGACTCAATCGAAGGAAAAACCCAGATAGCGCTGGCCGACGTCGATGTTCGCTTCTTCGTGTCCCCAGTAGGCAGCTTCACGGGAGAGTAGTTGGCGGCGGCTATTGGGGTCGTCGGGCATCTCGGCGGCGATCGCTGGCGAGACGTTCGCGTTGCCGATCTTTTCGATTCCTGTGAACCAGAGCTTCACAGCACCGGCCGTGTACAGATCGTCGACCAGCCTCTGCACGGCCACGGCATCCCCTTCAAAGAGGATGTTCTCGGGTTTGGCGAGCCATCCCCTGGCCGACTCACAGCGCGAGTTTTTCAGAACATCGAGCGCCCACGTATCGACTTCCGAGGCAAACTCCTCGGGCGTGTAGTACTCCGCCTCCACGTCTTCTGGTTCGACTGGACCGCAGGCGCTCACGATCACACACGTCGCCAGCAGGAACCGAATGAATACGGAAACGCGCACCGCTGGATCTTCGGCGGGTGAGCTTTCGGGCTTGAGTATGCCGATGATCCGGATTCGAGGCAGGGCCATGACGGGCAGAATGGAACTGAAGGTCAGGCCGGTCAAACGGTGTCTGTCTCGCCGCTCCCGAGTCGAGGTGGGCGACAAGCCGGGCTGGCGTGATCTATCCTCTGATCATGGACGAAACAGAACTCGAGACTGACGGCGCACGCGAGCCCACTCGCTCCTCGCGATTGTTGCGCGACCTCATGACCGCGGCCGCTTTCGCGCTGCTGGTACTCGCCGCACGCTCGTCGCTCGCCGATCACTACGTGATCCCGAGCGGTTCCATGGAACATACTCTCGTTCCTGGCGATCGCGTCTTCGTGGACAAGCGCGCCTACGGCCTGCGAATTCCCTTCACTTGGATTGAGTTGATCAAGGGCGAAGAACCGAAACTGGGCGATGTCGTGATCTTCGACTCGCCAGAAGACGGAACCCGATTGATCAAACGTATCGTGGGCGTGGGAGGCTCGACGGTCGAACTGAAGAACGGCCACCTGAGCATCAACGGGAAGGCGATGCGCATCGATCGGGGAGAGAAGTCCGTGGAGCACCTGGGCGAGCATCTGGCGCAAATCAATCTGGCCTACGGCGGTGGGCCCAACATCGAGAAGACGATGATCCCAGCGGGCAAGATCCTGGTTGTGGGTGACGCGCGTGGAAATAGTCGCGACGGACGTTTCTTTGGCCTGATCGAGGAGCAGGATATCTACGGACTGGCGATCGCGCGCTACTGGCGCACAGGTACGGGTCTGGGCTGGGAGCCAATGTAGATGGGCATCGGCCGGAAAACTCGAGCTTCCACACGGTATTGGCTCGCCATCGCGTTGCTCGTGTTCGCCTGCGAGAGCGGCCCGACCACCGCGGAACGGATGAACGACGGAATCGCGCAACACAAAGCAGGAAACTACGAAAAGGCCATCGAGTCCTACACGAAGGCCATAGAGAAAGGCGCAACGGACCCTCTTTTCTGGCAGTACCGTGCAGACGCCAAGACGATGCTGAAGCACTACGAAGAGGCGATCGAAGACTACACCGCCTCGATCGAACGAGACCCGAGCCATGCGCTCGCCTACAACCGACGAGGCGAGACCTACACTTGGATCGCAGAGAATGACAAGGCATTCGAAGACTACGGGCGTGCGCTTGCTCTGGAACCGGGTCTTTACTCCGCTCACTCGAATCGCGGCGACATCTTGCTCGAGACAAGAAATGATCCAGAAGAAGCCATCAAGGAATATTCGCGCGCGCTAGGACTGTTTGCCGATGACTGTCGCGCGCTCCGAGGCCGCTTCCGCGCGCTCGTCCAACTCGGGCGCCAGATCGACGCGCAACCCGACATGGAGCACTTCAACAGGGTGTGCGCCCAGGACGGGTAGACGCCGCGATCTGGCGAACCGGAAAAGCTCGCGCCACGGTGAGAAATTCGGGCTAGCGACGTGCCTTGCGGTCGAGTCGCCGGTCGATGCGGTTGCCTTTGCGGTCGAGTCGCCGGTCGATGCGGTTTCCCTTGCGGTCGAGTCGCCGGTCGATGCGATCGCCCTTGTTGTCGAGGCGCTCGGCCAGGCGGTCGTTTCCGGCCGCGGCAGCGGCTTCCGACTTCGCGTCGAGCCGATCGTTGATGCGATCGCCCTTTGCGTCGAGCCGATCATCGATTCGATCGCCTCTTCGATCGAGGCGCTCTTCGATGCGATCGCCCCTATCGTCGAGGGGGTCGGTCGCATCTTCATCGGCGAGCGCGGGA is a window encoding:
- a CDS encoding histidine phosphatase family protein; this encodes MQSDTRQARLILVRHGESEGNAKRRFTRSPEVPLTELGRAQALRAGQAIREDFDPIGVFASPYRRAQQTAEIIGGVLGLEVATEHDIREQHLGDLHGQPYDAMLETESYGRVPPWEFRPPAGETLIEVQSRAVPVVLRLAREHSRGDIVIVSHGGTTRSVWAHLERDWSTTRIVPNCSLLIVPHDGTSFGKAELLQTQD
- the lepB gene encoding signal peptidase I codes for the protein MDETELETDGAREPTRSSRLLRDLMTAAAFALLVLAARSSLADHYVIPSGSMEHTLVPGDRVFVDKRAYGLRIPFTWIELIKGEEPKLGDVVIFDSPEDGTRLIKRIVGVGGSTVELKNGHLSINGKAMRIDRGEKSVEHLGEHLAQINLAYGGGPNIEKTMIPAGKILVVGDARGNSRDGRFFGLIEEQDIYGLAIARYWRTGTGLGWEPM
- a CDS encoding tetratricopeptide repeat protein, whose protein sequence is MGIGRKTRASTRYWLAIALLVFACESGPTTAERMNDGIAQHKAGNYEKAIESYTKAIEKGATDPLFWQYRADAKTMLKHYEEAIEDYTASIERDPSHALAYNRRGETYTWIAENDKAFEDYGRALALEPGLYSAHSNRGDILLETRNDPEEAIKEYSRALGLFADDCRALRGRFRALVQLGRQIDAQPDMEHFNRVCAQDG